In one Lycium barbarum isolate Lr01 chromosome 7, ASM1917538v2, whole genome shotgun sequence genomic region, the following are encoded:
- the LOC132601953 gene encoding ankyrin repeat-containing protein NPR4-like, producing MSVYDVQIIYSSTGEEPEDRDHHSQDLAPPTEPPLIVEDVNKKEEDQSKTAVSEQAPTSSTDKKQKDDPKSELSKPTKETQSKQTKETPLLVASRMGIVEMVQKIIKKFPVAIRDTDSEKKNLLLLAVEHRQTEVYNWLIGEKYPEHVFCQVDKEGNNAMHLAAKFQKLDVWRIPGSALQVQGERKWYKYVLHTLPHSYAHSYAYNEKGQTSREVYIETHAKLLKDGTKWLHKIGNSYSVVAALFTTVAFATAATIPGGPDEFGHPRFQNQPVFDVFCISSLVSLCFSVMALVFFLAILTSKCEHDDFEKDLPRKLLIALTSLFVSVSAILVSFCAAHSFVLGDKFKNKAFLIYGATCIPVVFLAFNQFPLYVDLICTSKKLPSRNYKDDPNW from the exons atgagtgtctatg acgtccaaatcatctatTCAAGTACTGGGGAAGAGCCAGAAGATAGGGACCACCATAGTCAAGACCTCGCACCACCTACAGAGCCTCCCCTAATAGTTGAGGATGttaataaaaaagaagaagaccaGAGTAAGACTGCAGTGAGCGAGCAAGCACCAACTTCAAGCACAGATAAGAAACAGAAAGATGATCCCAAGTCTG AGTTGTCCAAGCCGACCAAGGAGACACAGTCCAAGCAGACCAAGGAGACACCCTTATTAGTGGCATCAAGGATGGGTATTGTAGAGATGGTACAGAAGATAATTAAAAAATTCCCAGTAGCCATTCGAGATACGGACTCTGAAAAGAAGAACCTACTGCTTTTGGCTGTAGAGCATAGGCAAACAGAGGTCTATAATTGGTTAATAGGAGAAAAGTATCCAGAGCACGTGTTTTGTCAGGTGGATAAAGAAGGAAACAATGCGATGCACCTAGCCGCAAAGTTCCAGAAGCTGGATGTGTGGCGCATCCCTGGTTCCGCTCTACAGGTGCAAGGCGAAAGGAAGTGGTACAAG TATGTCCTGCACACTTTGCCACATTCATATGCACATTCATATGCTTATAACGAGAAAGGTCAGACATCAAGAGAGGTCTACATAGAGACGCATGCGAAGTTACTCAAAGATGGAACTAAATGGCTCCACAAAATCGGCAATTCATACTCTGTCGTTGCCGCACTGTTTACTACAGTTGCATTTGCTACAGCTGCCACAATCCCAGGCGGGCCCGATGAGTTTGGCCATCCACGCTTTCAAAATCAACCTGTTTTTGACGTGTTTTGTATATCATCACTTGTTTCTCTTTGCTTCTCAGTCATGGCCCTGGTGTTTTTCTTAGCTATCCTGACATCTAAATGCGAACACGATGATTTCGAGAAAGACTTACCAAGAAAGTTGCTCATTGCATTAACTTCGCTCTTTGTATCAGTATCTGCTATCTTGGTCTCATTCTGTGCTGCGCATTCCTTCGTCCTCGGGGATAAATTCAAGAATAAGGCATTTCTAATATACGGGGCAACATGCATACCTGTGGTGTTTTTAGCATTTAATCAATTCCCTCTCTATGTTGATCTCATATGTACATCCAAAAAGCTACCAAGTCGTAACTATAAGGATGATCCAAACTGGTAG